A single genomic interval of Novosphingobium ginsenosidimutans harbors:
- a CDS encoding molecular chaperone DnaJ, with protein sequence MAKLIVFALLACLACRVLTQRWPWELWAISERSQAEAQARALLGVDRAARREAIIEAHRRLIARVHPDRGGSNDAVHAANAARDLLLARLERNESE encoded by the coding sequence TTGGCCAAGCTCATCGTCTTCGCTCTTTTGGCTTGTCTCGCCTGCCGCGTGCTGACGCAGCGCTGGCCTTGGGAACTTTGGGCCATTTCAGAGCGTTCTCAAGCTGAAGCCCAAGCGCGGGCCCTGCTCGGCGTAGATCGCGCGGCTAGGCGCGAGGCCATAATCGAAGCCCATCGTCGGCTGATCGCCCGGGTCCATCCCGATCGCGGCGGCAGCAACGATGCGGTCCACGCAGCCAACGCCGCCCGCGACCTCCTCTTGGCGCGGCTTGAGCGCAACGAATCGGAGTAA